The following are encoded together in the Planctobacterium marinum genome:
- a CDS encoding MipA/OmpV family protein, translating into MRILTAGLLSAALLLSTESQAKQQHMGWGVGLAAIVQDQGYRGGDAETQIFPMVFYQGQHFYWQGPELGYRVANNFTLFAEYRFDGFELDDSDFFAGMEERKGSLDLGAAYKFETKLVDLTLSGQADVLSEHEGYEFSATLSKGFPALGGRLTPSLEVSYLSDSLVDYYYGVRTSEATDLRPEYIADNTVNVSLGISGMWPVTDNQNIIAAFNYSILGSEIEDSPLMEEGESSNLFVGYVYRF; encoded by the coding sequence ATGAGAATATTGACCGCAGGTTTGTTAAGTGCCGCCTTATTGCTAAGTACTGAATCGCAGGCCAAACAACAACACATGGGCTGGGGTGTCGGTTTAGCAGCAATTGTACAGGATCAGGGATATCGCGGCGGTGATGCCGAAACCCAGATATTTCCAATGGTGTTTTATCAGGGCCAACATTTTTACTGGCAAGGACCTGAACTGGGCTATCGCGTTGCGAATAACTTCACGTTATTTGCCGAATATCGCTTTGACGGGTTTGAACTGGATGACTCAGACTTTTTTGCAGGTATGGAAGAACGCAAGGGAAGCTTAGATCTGGGGGCGGCCTACAAGTTCGAAACTAAGTTAGTGGATTTAACCCTATCCGGCCAGGCTGATGTATTGTCTGAGCACGAAGGTTATGAGTTTAGTGCCACATTGAGTAAAGGCTTTCCAGCCCTTGGCGGTCGATTGACGCCTTCGCTGGAAGTCAGCTATCTGAGTGATAGTCTTGTGGATTATTATTATGGTGTTCGCACTTCAGAAGCCACTGATTTACGCCCGGAATACATCGCTGACAATACAGTAAACGTGAGTTTAGGTATTTCAGGTATGTGGCCGGTTACCGACAATCAAAATATTATCGCCGCATTTAACTATTCGATTTTAGGCAGTGAAATAGAAGATAGCCCACTGATGGAAGAGGGTGAGAGTAGTAACTTATTTGTTGGCTACGTTTATCGGTTTTAA
- a CDS encoding helix-turn-helix transcriptional regulator, with amino-acid sequence MFQEIQNIHEDCNELFICLSEFHSLSPNSVKLAGISELKKRYEIGRVANQTHLLLFTRSGYGRLKTEQGCFEIGPQTLTVLPAGKGFYFELADDSWQTCWFILADSPQWKGLRLMPQDVFHCKEVNVVHSTLRLLHQQHELAKGVQSEIESELMDILYRYLKQALGNRRVIMGADSRVWDFITRLSGRLHIRWTTEKIAQELHLSEPHLFRLFKANVGKSPMQYLTELRIQHARELLKHSHLSIEQIAHCVGYNDGTSFSHRFRKSVGESPGIWRQGQH; translated from the coding sequence TTGTTTCAGGAAATTCAAAACATCCATGAAGACTGTAACGAGTTGTTTATATGTCTCAGCGAATTTCACAGCCTGTCGCCAAACTCGGTGAAGCTGGCTGGTATTTCTGAGCTAAAAAAGCGCTATGAGATTGGCCGTGTTGCCAATCAAACTCACCTGTTGCTGTTTACCCGAAGCGGCTATGGCCGATTGAAAACCGAACAAGGCTGCTTCGAGATCGGACCGCAAACTCTCACCGTATTGCCGGCGGGTAAGGGCTTTTATTTTGAGTTAGCAGACGATAGCTGGCAAACCTGCTGGTTTATACTTGCAGATAGTCCGCAATGGAAGGGGTTGAGACTGATGCCACAGGATGTCTTTCACTGCAAGGAAGTAAATGTGGTGCATTCAACATTGAGGTTGTTACATCAACAGCACGAACTGGCGAAAGGCGTTCAGTCAGAGATTGAAAGTGAGTTGATGGATATTTTGTATCGCTATCTTAAGCAGGCATTGGGCAATCGGCGAGTAATTATGGGGGCCGATAGTCGCGTATGGGATTTCATCACGCGTCTTTCTGGTCGACTTCACATTCGTTGGACCACAGAAAAAATCGCGCAAGAGTTGCATTTGTCTGAGCCGCATCTGTTTCGGCTGTTTAAAGCCAATGTGGGCAAGTCGCCGATGCAATATCTCACTGAGTTGCGCATACAGCATGCTCGGGAATTACTAAAGCACAGTCATTTGAGTATCGAGCAGATCGCACATTGTGTGGGTTATAATGATGGCACGAGCTTTTCTCATCGCTTTCGCAAATCGGTTGGGGAATCTCCCGGTATCTGGCGGCAAGGCCAACATTGA
- a CDS encoding amidohydrolase — MRTIKPLGTLIFSIAVALAGGLHAQTLVTNIKGYSFHHDSPARFSAVSFQDDKITGVYQTVPDNKQFAQIIDGKGATLVPGMIDAHGHVLGYGQALNRVVLNGATSKDEALERVAQFIAGHKDNKWIRGRGWNQELWPDRAFPDAEALSKISSGKLVALGRIDGHALWVNQEVLQLAGINKDTPSPEGGEIIKDAQGNPTGILIDNAMNLVYSLIPEPGIAEVKQDLLTSLNKLASLGLTSVHDAGIDYLTWQAYQELSLEGKLPIRVYVMLDVTDRNYAKMLQKGHIYSEDGKLVIRSVKISSDGALGSRGAALHEEYSDKPGHFGLLLHDIPNLNKLTLQAMQAEFQVNTHAIGDKANTVSLDAFAQAIKQTQSQELRHRIEHAQVIHPDDFKRFQAFNIIASVQPTHATSDKNMAEDRLGSERIKGAYAWQRLLSNNALLAGGSDFPIEPAEPLFGIHAAVTRQDRHNQPEGGWYATEGVSLHQAFHMFTLGAAYAAHQENSIGSIEPGKKADFVLLQKDPLAIAPEQLWKIPVLQTWVNGELVWQK; from the coding sequence ATGAGAACAATTAAACCTTTGGGGACCTTAATATTTAGTATTGCTGTTGCGCTAGCCGGTGGTCTGCATGCACAAACCCTGGTGACTAATATCAAGGGCTATTCGTTTCATCATGATAGCCCGGCACGATTTTCTGCCGTATCTTTTCAGGACGATAAAATAACGGGCGTTTATCAAACTGTGCCCGACAACAAGCAGTTTGCACAGATTATAGATGGCAAAGGCGCCACGCTGGTTCCTGGTATGATTGATGCTCACGGTCACGTTTTGGGTTATGGCCAGGCACTGAATCGAGTGGTACTTAACGGAGCAACGTCGAAAGATGAGGCCCTGGAGCGAGTTGCACAGTTTATCGCTGGGCATAAAGACAACAAATGGATCCGGGGTAGAGGTTGGAATCAGGAATTGTGGCCCGATCGAGCATTTCCTGATGCCGAAGCTCTGAGCAAGATATCGTCGGGTAAGCTGGTGGCACTGGGCAGGATCGATGGTCACGCGCTGTGGGTGAATCAGGAGGTGTTGCAACTCGCCGGAATTAACAAAGATACGCCGTCTCCTGAAGGTGGAGAGATAATCAAAGATGCACAGGGTAATCCCACGGGGATCCTGATAGATAATGCCATGAATCTGGTGTATTCACTCATCCCCGAGCCGGGTATAGCAGAAGTAAAACAAGACTTGTTAACCAGCTTAAATAAACTTGCTTCATTGGGGCTAACTTCGGTGCACGATGCCGGAATTGATTATTTAACCTGGCAAGCTTATCAAGAGCTGAGTCTAGAGGGGAAACTACCCATTCGCGTCTATGTGATGCTGGATGTCACGGACCGCAACTATGCAAAGATGCTGCAAAAGGGCCATATCTATTCTGAAGATGGCAAGTTGGTGATCCGCAGTGTCAAAATATCTTCTGATGGCGCATTAGGTAGTCGAGGAGCGGCGTTGCATGAAGAATATAGCGATAAACCAGGACATTTTGGTTTGCTGCTACACGATATTCCCAATCTTAACAAGCTAACGCTACAGGCCATGCAAGCTGAATTTCAGGTAAATACCCATGCCATTGGCGACAAGGCTAATACGGTATCATTGGATGCCTTCGCGCAAGCCATAAAGCAAACTCAAAGTCAGGAGCTTCGGCACCGTATTGAACATGCTCAGGTTATTCATCCTGATGACTTTAAGCGGTTTCAGGCATTCAATATTATTGCTTCAGTTCAACCCACTCATGCCACCAGTGATAAAAATATGGCGGAAGATCGCTTGGGCAGTGAGCGCATCAAAGGTGCTTACGCCTGGCAGCGGTTGTTAAGCAATAATGCATTATTAGCAGGCGGCTCGGACTTTCCTATTGAGCCAGCCGAACCCTTATTCGGGATCCACGCCGCAGTTACCCGACAAGATCGCCATAATCAGCCTGAAGGCGGCTGGTATGCTACAGAAGGGGTTTCTCTGCACCAGGCGTTTCACATGTTCACTCTGGGGGCTGCTTATGCAGCGCATCAAGAAAACAGTATCGGCTCCATTGAGCCAGGTAAAAAAGCCGATTTCGTCTTACTGCAAAAGGATCCGCTAGCTATTGCTCCCGAGCAACTATGGAAAATACCGGTTTTGCAAACCTGGGTGAATGGTGAGTTAGTCTGGCAGAAATAA
- the rnr gene encoding ribonuclease R encodes MQDDPYYAREKAKYEQPVASREYILQLINDAERALSFLDICHKVNANDETSRIAVQRRLRAMEREGQVIFNRQKRYEVGSVITHVTGSVIGHRDGFGFLKRDDGERDLYISGGQMQFLLHGDKVAAVAGKKDSKGRIEARNIEIVEPRDEPIVGRFFMESGVGIVIPDDSRLRFELIIPPERVNGAKQGHVVVAEMTQRPRKRVSPIGRIIEVLGEHMAPGMEIEMALRNFDIPHAWPLKVTNEISGLGEEVNEAAKKGRIDLRQLPLVTIDGEDARDFDDAVFCEPQEDGGWQLWVAIADVSYYVRPKKALDDEAQNRGTSVYFPEQVVPMLPEVLSNGLCSLNPNVDRLCMVCEMSISPSGKLQGYQFYEAVMNSHARLTYNKVWAILEGEPELYKRYFDHVPHLQNLYKLYKALKKSRAERGAIEFETQETKFVFNAERKIDHIVPVVRNDAHKIIEECMIMANVAAADMLQSNKAEGLYRIHEEPSEERLKSFLSYLSEVGISHGLTGKATPKQFCDVVKKIQGRPDQELIQTMLLRSMQQAIYDPDNVGHFGLALEAYAHFTSPIRRYPDLVVHRAIKAILDKQAQRKSKTGGYAYNEDEVGMLGEHCSMTERRADDATRDVSDWLKCEFMQAHVGDSFEGVIASVTNFGFFVRLSEFHIDGLVHITTLTNDYYQYDETRQYLIGESGGTIFRLGDQVEVKVIAVNLDERKIDFVLDMPLPTRKSRRASKAKSGKSDQLKAKRIAAKSSRKKPGKKAASGAKTSSSKSKKRGK; translated from the coding sequence ATGCAAGACGATCCATACTACGCCAGGGAAAAGGCCAAATACGAACAACCTGTTGCTTCCAGAGAATACATTCTGCAGCTCATTAACGACGCCGAGCGCGCGCTGTCGTTTCTCGATATTTGCCACAAAGTTAACGCTAACGATGAAACCAGCCGCATTGCGGTGCAGCGACGTTTAAGGGCAATGGAGCGAGAAGGGCAGGTCATCTTCAATCGCCAGAAACGCTACGAAGTGGGTTCGGTTATTACTCACGTTACCGGCTCGGTGATTGGTCACCGCGATGGCTTTGGATTTTTAAAGCGCGATGACGGTGAACGGGACCTGTACATCTCTGGCGGTCAAATGCAATTTTTGTTGCATGGTGATAAGGTCGCTGCCGTTGCGGGTAAGAAAGACTCAAAAGGCCGTATCGAAGCCAGGAATATCGAAATTGTAGAGCCTCGAGATGAGCCAATTGTCGGTCGCTTTTTTATGGAAAGCGGTGTGGGTATTGTCATCCCGGACGACAGTCGTTTACGCTTTGAACTTATTATCCCCCCAGAACGCGTTAATGGTGCGAAACAAGGTCATGTGGTTGTGGCCGAAATGACACAGCGCCCGCGCAAGCGAGTATCGCCGATAGGGCGAATCATTGAAGTGTTAGGTGAGCACATGGCGCCTGGTATGGAAATTGAAATGGCGCTGCGCAATTTTGATATTCCCCATGCATGGCCTCTTAAAGTCACTAATGAAATCAGTGGTTTGGGCGAAGAAGTCAATGAGGCTGCTAAAAAAGGCCGTATTGATTTACGTCAACTGCCCTTAGTTACAATTGATGGTGAGGATGCGCGAGACTTTGATGACGCAGTATTTTGTGAGCCGCAAGAAGATGGTGGCTGGCAGCTGTGGGTAGCCATTGCTGACGTGAGTTATTACGTTCGCCCTAAAAAAGCATTGGATGATGAAGCGCAAAATCGCGGTACCTCCGTGTATTTTCCCGAGCAAGTGGTACCTATGTTGCCAGAAGTGCTGTCAAACGGCCTTTGCTCATTAAATCCTAATGTCGACAGACTTTGCATGGTGTGTGAGATGAGCATTAGCCCATCCGGCAAATTGCAAGGCTATCAGTTTTACGAAGCGGTGATGAACTCTCACGCCAGGCTTACCTATAATAAAGTGTGGGCCATATTAGAGGGGGAGCCGGAGCTATATAAACGCTATTTTGATCATGTGCCTCATCTGCAAAACCTTTATAAGCTCTATAAAGCACTGAAGAAATCCCGTGCCGAACGCGGAGCTATTGAGTTTGAAACCCAGGAAACCAAGTTTGTATTTAATGCCGAGCGCAAGATAGACCACATCGTGCCTGTGGTACGTAACGATGCTCATAAGATCATTGAAGAGTGCATGATCATGGCTAATGTGGCCGCGGCCGACATGTTGCAAAGCAACAAAGCCGAGGGATTGTACCGCATTCATGAGGAGCCCAGCGAGGAGCGCCTGAAGTCGTTTTTGAGCTACCTCTCAGAAGTGGGGATATCCCATGGCCTGACGGGTAAAGCGACACCGAAACAGTTTTGCGATGTGGTGAAGAAAATTCAGGGGCGACCGGACCAGGAACTCATCCAGACCATGTTGCTGCGTTCCATGCAGCAAGCGATTTACGATCCGGATAACGTCGGCCACTTTGGTTTAGCACTGGAGGCCTATGCGCATTTTACTTCGCCCATTCGTCGCTATCCCGATTTAGTGGTGCATCGGGCTATTAAAGCCATCTTAGACAAGCAGGCACAGCGCAAGAGTAAAACCGGCGGATATGCCTACAACGAAGATGAAGTTGGCATGTTGGGCGAACATTGCTCCATGACCGAACGCCGGGCCGATGATGCCACGAGAGATGTATCAGACTGGTTGAAATGTGAGTTTATGCAAGCCCATGTGGGGGACTCATTTGAAGGGGTTATCGCTTCGGTAACCAACTTTGGCTTTTTTGTGCGCTTATCCGAATTCCACATCGATGGTCTGGTGCATATCACCACATTGACTAATGATTATTATCAATACGATGAAACCCGTCAGTATTTAATTGGTGAATCTGGTGGCACGATATTCCGACTGGGTGATCAGGTAGAAGTCAAAGTTATCGCTGTGAACCTTGATGAGCGAAAAATCGATTTTGTTTTGGATATGCCATTACCAACGCGCAAATCTCGCCGGGCTTCTAAGGCGAAATCTGGCAAATCTGACCAGCTTAAAGCGAAGCGTATTGCTGCTAAAAGCAGTCGTAAAAAGCCCGGTAAAAAAGCGGCGAGTGGCGCTAAAACGTCCAGCAGTAAAAGTAAAAAACGAGGAAAATAG
- the rlmB gene encoding 23S rRNA (guanosine(2251)-2'-O)-methyltransferase RlmB: MAQQEWLYGLHALEAVVAREPERLIELYVLKGRDDEKLRNIINQARRFGVAIQFCQRKVLDDKVKGEQHQGIVAKAKPGRVLDEKDLDEILEKQDNPFILVLDGVTDPHNLGACLRSADAAGVHAMVVPKDKSANLTPTARKVACGAAETTPLIQVTNLARTLRQMQEAGVWVIGTAGEAEQLIYDVKLSGPMALVMGAEGKGMRRLTREVCDELIKLPMAGSVSSLNVSVATGICLYEIVRQRLA, from the coding sequence ATGGCACAGCAAGAATGGTTGTACGGGCTTCATGCACTGGAGGCTGTGGTAGCCAGAGAGCCGGAACGTCTGATTGAACTATATGTTCTGAAAGGCCGCGATGATGAAAAATTACGTAACATTATTAACCAAGCCAGACGCTTTGGTGTTGCGATACAATTTTGTCAGCGCAAGGTATTAGATGACAAAGTTAAAGGCGAGCAACATCAAGGGATTGTTGCCAAAGCTAAGCCGGGACGAGTGCTGGACGAAAAAGATCTCGATGAGATCCTGGAAAAACAAGACAACCCTTTTATTCTGGTGCTGGATGGGGTGACGGATCCGCACAACTTGGGAGCTTGTTTGCGCAGTGCTGACGCCGCGGGTGTGCATGCTATGGTAGTGCCGAAAGACAAATCGGCTAATTTGACCCCGACTGCCCGAAAAGTAGCCTGCGGTGCCGCTGAGACAACACCGCTAATCCAGGTGACAAATCTGGCTCGTACGTTGCGTCAGATGCAGGAAGCGGGAGTTTGGGTCATAGGTACTGCTGGTGAGGCTGAACAACTGATTTATGATGTAAAATTGTCTGGGCCAATGGCGCTGGTGATGGGAGCTGAAGGCAAAGGCATGCGCAGGCTAACTCGAGAAGTTTGTGATGAACTGATAAAACTGCCTATGGCGGGCTCGGTGTCCAGCCTCAATGTATCAGTGGCGACAGGTATTTGTTTGTATGAAATCGTGCGCCAACGCTTAGCTTGA
- a CDS encoding tetratricopeptide repeat protein → MKRLLLLLLGFWVGAVNAQSQIKAVQLYSQDELLRLINRNEHLSRVVLDDCQLVQDIEARAETLKVPAYQFLWGDMLAWGVCVEADPERGVPLMEEAAMQGLAPAMEQLGRYYAAGKLVQKDIPRGIVYLREAGSLGNLKAQIQLAELFIEGHGSPYDYEDTYHWLYNAITNDEKLHQKIADCMASLEELMHPKSVRRARRPLES, encoded by the coding sequence ATGAAAAGATTACTGTTGTTGCTTTTGGGATTTTGGGTGGGTGCCGTTAATGCGCAGTCACAGATAAAAGCGGTGCAACTTTACTCTCAAGATGAATTGTTACGGCTGATCAATCGCAATGAGCATCTGTCTCGCGTGGTATTGGATGATTGTCAGTTGGTGCAAGATATAGAAGCTCGTGCTGAGACATTAAAAGTGCCAGCCTACCAATTTCTTTGGGGGGACATGTTGGCTTGGGGTGTGTGTGTTGAGGCTGACCCTGAACGCGGTGTTCCGTTAATGGAAGAAGCGGCAATGCAAGGTTTAGCACCGGCAATGGAGCAGTTAGGTCGCTATTATGCTGCTGGCAAGCTTGTTCAAAAAGATATCCCGCGTGGCATCGTGTACCTTCGCGAAGCCGGCTCTTTGGGTAACCTCAAAGCGCAAATCCAGCTGGCAGAACTATTCATTGAAGGGCACGGCAGCCCATACGATTATGAAGATACCTATCATTGGTTGTACAACGCCATTACTAATGATGAAAAGTTACATCAGAAAATTGCCGATTGCATGGCGTCACTAGAAGAACTCATGCATCCCAAGAGTGTGCGTCGTGCCAGACGACCTCTGGAGTCTTAA
- a CDS encoding OmpW/AlkL family protein, with translation MKLSKLAMAAALTLLPLSTIAAEAGDWLVRGGITSVNPDDSSSNVFVAGADLGVGVSVDNNAQLGLNLAYFFNKNWAVEVLAATPFSHDIDLDTVGALGETKHLPPTVSALYYFDMGDSNVHPYVGLGVNYTVFFDEGFTAANETAGFSDLDLDDSFGFSTQVGVDVDINEQWFFNASVRWIDIDTEATFKLGADTGKVDVDIDPYVYTLSLGYRF, from the coding sequence ATGAAATTATCAAAACTAGCAATGGCAGCAGCTCTTACACTATTGCCTTTAAGCACCATTGCCGCTGAAGCAGGCGACTGGTTAGTAAGAGGCGGTATCACCAGCGTTAACCCTGATGACAGTAGCAGCAATGTCTTTGTTGCCGGCGCAGACTTAGGTGTTGGGGTAAGCGTCGACAACAACGCACAATTAGGTTTGAATCTGGCTTATTTTTTTAACAAAAACTGGGCGGTAGAAGTATTGGCTGCGACACCGTTTAGCCACGATATCGATTTGGATACAGTAGGTGCCCTAGGTGAAACAAAACACCTGCCTCCTACGGTATCAGCGCTTTATTATTTTGATATGGGCGACAGCAATGTGCACCCCTATGTTGGTTTGGGCGTAAACTACACCGTATTTTTTGACGAGGGGTTCACCGCAGCAAATGAAACTGCCGGATTTTCTGACTTGGATTTAGACGACTCATTTGGATTTTCTACGCAAGTGGGTGTCGATGTTGATATCAACGAACAATGGTTTTTCAACGCCTCAGTGCGCTGGATTGACATTGATACCGAAGCCACCTTTAAACTGGGCGCTGATACGGGCAAAGTAGATGTCGATATCGACCCTTACGTTTATACCCTATCTTTAGGCTATCGTTTCTAA
- a CDS encoding TIGR00266 family protein, whose protein sequence is MRCHEIDYEILGASMQMVEVELDPQETVIAEAGAMNYMEDGVEFETKMGDGSEAEQGFMGKLFSAGKRVITGESLFMTHFTNHGYGKKRVAFASPFPGTIIPVNMAQVGEEITCQKDAFLCAALGTKIDIAFNKKLGAGFFGGEGFILERLQGDGMAFIHAGGTVIEKELNGETLRVDTGCIVGFTGGIEYDIQMTKGLRSMFFGGEGLFLATLSGHGKVWLQSLPFSRLADRIIQHAPQMGGSRQGEGSVLGGIGDMLDGKN, encoded by the coding sequence ATGCGCTGTCATGAAATTGATTACGAAATACTTGGGGCTTCCATGCAAATGGTTGAAGTGGAGTTAGATCCGCAGGAAACCGTCATTGCGGAAGCCGGAGCCATGAACTACATGGAAGATGGTGTAGAGTTTGAAACAAAAATGGGTGACGGTTCTGAGGCAGAACAAGGCTTTATGGGTAAATTATTCAGTGCCGGTAAGCGCGTCATCACCGGTGAAAGTTTGTTTATGACCCACTTTACCAATCATGGATACGGCAAAAAGCGTGTCGCTTTCGCCTCGCCCTTTCCCGGCACTATTATTCCCGTCAATATGGCGCAAGTGGGGGAGGAAATAACTTGCCAGAAGGATGCATTTCTCTGCGCGGCGTTGGGTACCAAAATCGATATCGCCTTTAATAAAAAGCTAGGGGCCGGCTTTTTTGGTGGCGAGGGCTTTATTCTCGAGCGTTTGCAAGGCGATGGTATGGCTTTTATCCATGCCGGAGGCACGGTAATCGAAAAAGAACTCAATGGTGAAACACTGCGGGTGGATACGGGTTGTATTGTCGGATTTACCGGTGGCATTGAATACGATATTCAAATGACCAAAGGCTTACGCAGTATGTTTTTTGGTGGTGAAGGTTTGTTTTTGGCTACATTAAGCGGTCATGGCAAAGTTTGGCTGCAATCACTGCCCTTCAGTCGCCTGGCCGATCGAATCATTCAGCATGCTCCGCAAATGGGGGGAAGTCGACAAGGCGAAGGCAGTGTCTTGGGCGGTATTGGTGACATGTTGGATGGGAAAAACTAG
- a CDS encoding MATE family efflux transporter → MTTLNSENINKGNMSSPSTLLRCLQIAWPVSLQSVLAAALGMIDIIMVSHLGESAVAGIGLASRIQFVLLMVGGAFSVTAGIVVAQYIGAQKAHAVSSIIAQILIVAVGLMLPLILLCNIFGVALIELGSDDMDVITISSSYLTITLPSLLVLLVYQVFEGALRGLAQVLVPMMLGAVAMLINVLLNYLLINGVTLGDSTLITAMGTDGAAWATSLSRGILLFLLLAWLVQQKHLCLPRNKTIKLKNPECDWSSIIKISLPVAINFAVWSLGTFVYQIIFGSLGTQALAIMSMLAPIEGTLISLFIGFSTACSVLTGQKLGNNQMDSAYRLGRNLTYIITGIALLTGGLVWLFQELLLAPFASYEQHTLELAAQILLIMCLGIAIKTANMTMSLGVLRSGADNRFCLMTDTLGMWMVGIPLTWYLAGSTGTLLWVFIATYSEEVTKYLLFAWRMHSKKWLRNITQKPADIPCAEAQMP, encoded by the coding sequence ATGACAACGCTAAACTCAGAAAACATAAACAAAGGCAATATGAGTTCGCCATCAACACTACTCAGGTGCCTGCAAATTGCCTGGCCTGTTTCCTTGCAAAGCGTATTAGCGGCCGCCTTAGGCATGATAGATATTATTATGGTAAGCCACCTTGGTGAGAGTGCTGTCGCGGGCATTGGCCTGGCGAGTCGAATCCAGTTTGTACTACTGATGGTGGGGGGCGCTTTTAGTGTTACTGCAGGTATTGTAGTGGCGCAATACATCGGTGCCCAAAAAGCCCATGCGGTTTCTTCAATTATCGCGCAAATTCTGATAGTGGCCGTCGGCTTAATGCTACCACTCATTCTGCTTTGCAATATTTTTGGCGTCGCCCTGATAGAACTGGGAAGCGACGATATGGATGTGATCACCATCAGTAGCTCCTACCTGACTATTACCCTACCATCGCTGTTAGTTTTGTTGGTATATCAGGTATTCGAAGGAGCACTACGAGGCTTGGCTCAAGTGCTGGTGCCTATGATGCTTGGCGCAGTGGCTATGCTTATCAATGTGCTGCTTAACTATTTGCTCATCAACGGAGTGACTCTTGGGGACAGCACCTTAATTACAGCCATGGGTACCGATGGTGCAGCATGGGCCACCAGCTTATCCAGAGGTATATTACTGTTTTTGTTGTTGGCCTGGTTGGTACAACAAAAACACCTTTGTTTGCCTCGCAACAAAACCATAAAGCTCAAAAATCCAGAATGTGACTGGTCCAGTATTATCAAAATTAGTTTGCCGGTAGCTATTAATTTTGCCGTCTGGTCGCTGGGGACTTTCGTCTATCAGATTATTTTTGGCAGTCTGGGCACTCAGGCATTGGCAATCATGAGTATGCTGGCCCCGATTGAAGGCACACTAATTTCGTTGTTTATCGGGTTTTCAACCGCATGCTCAGTATTAACCGGGCAGAAATTGGGTAACAACCAAATGGACTCAGCCTACCGACTCGGTAGAAACCTGACTTATATCATCACGGGTATTGCGCTGTTGACCGGTGGCCTTGTTTGGTTGTTTCAAGAATTATTACTTGCCCCGTTTGCCAGCTATGAACAGCACACATTGGAACTGGCGGCACAAATATTGTTGATTATGTGTTTAGGCATCGCCATCAAAACCGCAAACATGACCATGTCCTTGGGGGTATTGCGCTCTGGTGCCGACAATCGATTTTGTTTAATGACCGATACGTTAGGCATGTGGATGGTGGGTATACCACTGACCTGGTATCTGGCTGGTAGCACGGGTACTCTTCTGTGGGTGTTTATCGCCACTTACAGTGAAGAAGTCACCAAATACCTGCTATTTGCATGGCGTATGCACAGTAAAAAATGGCTACGTAACATCACTCAAAAACCCGCCGATATTCCCTGTGCAGAAGCACAAATGCCATAA
- a CDS encoding substrate-binding periplasmic protein has translation MSLCNIAFANECDNFYAVGSNHAAPIAYTDEASGQPQGVAFELFSAISSELKVPVQYLAGVAWSRANAWLDVGEVDVLLGVYSTPEREQKWLLSAPFLEEGSGIFMLSNQISSVKSLQDLQGLRGGAINSSSYGELIDKHKEQLALFYTTSERELFRMLLADRLDYVVAAQWDAHHVLTDMNALQEVSVVPELGDMNTLHIAFSRKTACGKYIEQVNELINQYRASGKIDAWLNTFQRNNVSSH, from the coding sequence ATGTCCCTCTGCAACATCGCTTTTGCCAACGAATGTGACAACTTTTATGCCGTCGGTAGCAATCACGCAGCGCCTATCGCTTATACCGATGAGGCGTCAGGGCAACCACAAGGTGTCGCATTTGAGCTGTTTAGCGCTATTTCTTCGGAATTGAAAGTGCCAGTGCAATATCTTGCGGGTGTTGCCTGGAGCCGTGCTAATGCCTGGCTTGATGTCGGTGAGGTAGACGTATTGCTTGGAGTTTACAGTACCCCCGAAAGAGAACAAAAATGGTTGTTAAGTGCGCCTTTTCTGGAAGAGGGCAGTGGTATCTTCATGCTTAGTAACCAAATTTCCAGTGTCAAAAGCCTGCAAGACTTGCAAGGGCTGCGCGGAGGCGCGATAAACAGCAGTAGTTATGGCGAGCTTATTGATAAGCACAAAGAGCAACTAGCATTATTTTATACCACCAGTGAAAGAGAGTTGTTCAGAATGCTGCTGGCAGACAGATTAGATTACGTTGTTGCGGCGCAGTGGGATGCACATCATGTGTTAACTGACATGAATGCATTACAAGAAGTATCTGTAGTGCCTGAATTAGGAGATATGAATACTTTACACATTGCCTTTAGTCGCAAAACGGCTTGCGGTAAATATATCGAACAGGTGAATGAACTTATTAATCAATATCGTGCAAGCGGCAAAATAGACGCCTGGCTAAACACTTTCCAAAGAAATAATGTTTCTTCTCACTAG